A region of the Terriglobales bacterium genome:
ACGATCGAGGGCAACACATCGCTGGCCTTTACCGAAGACGTGGCCACTCGCTTCATTGGCTACGGTTGGAATGTGACGCGGGTGGGTGATGCAAACGACCTCAACATGCTCGCTCGTGCCTTTCGAAACTTTCAGAGCACGAAAGGTCGCCCTACCTTAATTATTGTGGACAGCCACATCGGCTATGGCGCACCACATAAACAGGACACTAGTGGGGCCCACGGCGAACCCCTGGGCGAAGAAGAGATCCGGCTGGCCAAACGAAACTACGGCTGGCCTGAAGACAAAAAGTTCTACGTGCCAGATGGAGTCTACGATCACTTTCGTCAGGGCATCGGAAAGCGGGGTCAGCAGTTGCGCGACGCCTGGTTCGCGCGAATCGCCGAATATGGCAAGCAGTACCCAGAGCTGGCGAAGGAATTATTCCAGATGCAGCACCGCCAGCTCCCTGAAGGATGGGAGCGTGACTTGCCTGAGTTCCCGGCCGATGCCAAAGGCCTGGCAACTCGCGAGTCTTCAGCAAAGGTGTTGAACGCAGCCGCCAAAAACATCCCCTGGTTAATCGGAGGATCAGCAGACCTAGCACCTTCTACGAAGACCCGCCTCACGTTCGAGGGCGCAGGGGATTTCTCGTCAGACAATTATGCCGGACGCAATTTTCATTTCGGGATTCGCGAGCACGCCATGGGCGCCATCCTCAACGGAATGAGTCTGGTTAAAGTCCGCCCCTTCGGCTCGGGATTTTTCATCTTCGTCGATTACATGCGCGGGTCTCTGCGCCTAAGCTCCTTGATGGAGCTTCCTGTCATTTACGTCTTCACGCACGACTCGATTGGAGTCGGTGAGGACGGTCCAACCCATCAGCCCATCGAGCAACTTGCCCACATGCGCTCCATGCCCGGGCTGATTATGATCCGGCCTGCAGACGCGAATGAGGTGACTGAGGCGTGGAAAGTCATACTGCAACTGCATCACGGGCCGGCGGTACTGGTGCTCACTCGCCAGGCCGTGCCCACGATCGACAGAACGAAATATGCGGCCGCTTCGGGACTGACGCGAGGCGCCTACACTCTGGCCGATGCCCCCGGTGCCGACCCTGAGGTCATCCTCATCGGCACCGGTAGCGAGGTTGCACTCTGCCTCGAGGCATATGAGCAACTGACTAAAGAGGGCGTGCGGGCGCGAGTAGTCAGCATGCCGTCGTGGGAATTGTTTGACGATCAGGATAAGGGCTACCGAGAATCGGTTCTGCCTCCGAGCGTGAGAGCGCGCGTGTCGGTAGAAGTGGCATCGGATTTTGGCTGGTCCAAATACACTGGCTCCGAAGGGCATAACCTTTGTATCGAGAGCTTCGGCGCTTCCGCACCTCTCAAGCAATTGTTGAAGAAGTTCGGCTTCAGTGCGGACAAGATAGTTGCTGCGGCGAAGAGCCAGATCGCCCGGCACGGGAGCACAAAGTGAAAGTAGGCGTGGGAGCAGATCACGGCGGTTTCGAAATGAGACTGCAACTTGCGAAGTTGCTGAAGGAAGAGGGCTACGATGTCGTCGATTTTGGCAACAAGGTCTATGACACCAGCGACGACTATCCGGATTTTGCTATTCCACTTGCGCGGGCTGTGGCCGGCGGGGAGATAGATCGGGGCATTCTCGTGTGCGGCAGTGGCGTCGGAGCGTCAGTGGCTGCCAACAAAATTGTCGGCGTTCGAGCCGCGCTCTGTCACGATCACTTTTCGGCACGTCAGGGTGTGGAAGACGACAACCTGAACGTACTTTGCTTCGGAGGCAGGACTACGGGCATCGCAATCGCCTGGGAGTGTACGCAAAACTTCCTCAACGCCCGGTTCAGCGGCGCAGACCGGCATCGTCGCCGGCTGGCCAAGGTTACTCAACTCGAAACACTACGGTCACAGCCAGAAGTGGAATGTGACTGTCCGCAGCTATGAGCTTGCATAACAGGAGAAAACAATGACGCTGTTTGAATCGTTGAAGAAATACACGACCGTTGTAGCGGATACCGGTGATATCGAGGCTATTGCCCGCCACCGTCCGCAGGACGCCACAACCAATCCTTCCCTTCTTTATCACGCTGCCCAGATGCCTGCTTACCGGCACTTAGTGGAAGAGGCTGCTGACGTTGCGTCGGAGCTCGGCGGTAGTCATGCACAAATGGCGGAGGAGTTCATCGATCATCTCTTCGTGCTCTTCGGATCCGAGATTCTCAAGGTAGTTCCTGGCCGGGTATCCACGGAAGTTGCAGCGAGCCTGAGCTTCGATTCTCCCGCCACAGTCGCCAAGGGTCGCAAGCTCATCTCGCTCTACGAGAAGAAAGGCATTTCGCGCCAACGCATTCTGATCAAGATCGCCAGCACATGGGAAGGAATTCAAGCGGCCGCGATGCTGGAGAAAGAAGGCATCCACTGCAATCTAACTCTTCTTTTCAGCTTCGCCCAGGCAGTCGCATGCGCCGAGGCTGGAGTCACCTTGATCTCGCCTTTCGTGGGCCGGATTTACGATTGGTATAAGAAGGAGGGTGGTGGCAAGGAAATTCCTCCGGACCAGGACCCCGGAGTTGAGTCGGTTACGCGAATCTACAACTACTACAAGAAATATGGTTACAAGACCCAGGTGATGGGCGCGAGTTTCCGCAATGTGAATCAGATCGTCCGCCTGGCTGGATGCGATTTGCTCACCATCAGCCCCGAACTTCTCGACCAGTTGGAGAAGACGGAGGGAACTCTAGAACGCAAACTCGATCCAGCCAAATCTCAAGCAAGCAAAGATGAGCGTCTGCGCCTCAGTGAAAAAACCTTCCGCTGGATGCACAACGAGGACGCAATGGCGACGGAAAAGCTCGCTGAGGGAATTCGCAAATTCAACAGCGACGCGCGTCACCTGGAAGAGTACGCGCTCTCGCAAGTCGCCGAAAAGGTCGGGTGAGTAGTGGCCCCCGCGAAGGGTGCGGCTCACCTTAGGTCGAGCCGCACCGCATCGTGCGAGATCAATAGCTTTCTTGAGTGGAATCGCGTTGCGGCACATTTTCATCAAACAAGTATCCGCGTTGGAGGCTGTAGATGAGCGCTAGTCGGGCGGTTCTTTGGGATATGGACGGGACTCTCATCGACTCAGAAGAGTTCCACTGGATCTCCTGGCGGAACGCGCTCGCCGATGAGGGCATCACCATCACGCATCAGCAGTTTCTTGCCTCGTTCGGCCAGCGCAACGATTCCATCCTCCCGCAATGGCTGGGCACTGCGGCGACCCCAGAGCTCATCGAGAAAATCGCAAAAGCCAAAGAGGAGTTATACCGTCATCTGATTATCCGAGACGGAATCTCTCCCCTACCCGGCGTTGGCGATTGGGTGGACCGACTTCACAAACAGGGATGGCTTCAGGCTGTTGCCTCGGCAGCTCCACGCGCGAATATCGATGCAGTCCTTGAAGCTCTATCGGCGACTCATATTTTTCAGGCCATCGCCTCCGCCGAAGATGTGCACCGAGGCAAACCAGATCCTGAAGTGTACTTAGTGGCTGCTTCGCGGGTCGGCGTGCCGCCCGAACGATGTGTAGTTGTGGAGGATGCGGCTGCCGGAATTGAAGGAGCACGCCATGCTGGCATGCGGAGTATCGGCGTTAGTCGCGACGGTCATCGTTTGGCGGCTGATGTAGTAGTGCAGTCCCTTGATCTTCTGGATTCTGACGCTTTTGAAGTGCTACTTCGGGCAGGACAGTTGCTGTAACAGAGCGGGGGAGTGCATAACTTACAGTCAGAATCAGGAGCGCTTGCTTCAAACCGGCTGAGGTAAACAGGGACTCTTAGGAGAAAGATTTTGAGGAGAAAGATAATGATGAAGTTCAAGCTGAATTACGGATTGGTTGTTGCATTGTGTCTGGCCGCGTCAGTCGCGTCGGCCGATTCTTTGGAGCTAAAGAATGGCAGCCTGATTCAGGGCAAATTCGTGAGTCGCACGGATACTGAAATCACCTTCCAGGTTGGCTCATCGATTCAGAAGTACAACCTGTCTGACATTGTTTCGCTCAAGTTCGATTCCGAAACGGAACGAAACGACACGCTGCGGCGGCGGAGTTCGCTCTCGAGCGAACCGAACACCGTGGGGCGTAGCAGCTTGAGCCCACCGGTGTATGTCACTATCCCGGCGGGAACGCGGATTTCTGTGCGGACGGTTGATGGCATCGATTCCACCAAGAATCACCCCGGGGATCGCTTTCAGGCTTCGCTGGAAGAACCGCTGATGGTAGATGGTAACGTGATTGCCGCAAAGGGGAGCGACGTCTATGGCCGACTGGCGGAGTCGAAGAAGTCAGGGAAGTTTACTGGGAGATCGCAACTACAACTGGAGCTAACCGGGATTGTTGTGAATGGTCAGACCGTGCCTGTGGTGACGGGAGAATATGAATTGACCGGCAAGTCGCGCGGAGCAAGCACTGCCAAAAGGACAATCGGCGGAGCGGCGGTCGGGTCCATTATCGGAGCCATTGCGGGCGGAGGCAAAGGAGCAGCGATCGGTGCGGCCGCCGGCGGTGGGCTTGGCGCAGGATCGGAAATTATCACCAAGGGCGACCAGGTGAAGGTGCCAAGCGAGACCCTGCTTGATTTCACGTTGCAGCAGGATCTGTCGATCCCGAGCCCCGGAGCTAATTCGGGAGAGTAACGAAAAATCAATAAACTCCGGTTCTGAAAAGCATCAGATAAGTCGCCCGGATTTCAGAGAATCGTCTTTTCCTATAGGATTAGTGCGCTTCGTGAGGAGATCTCCATGGCAGAACAGTCTCCCATCGACATCGTGCGGCATGCCTCGACCTGGTCAATCGTGTGGGGCGCGCTGCTGATTATCTTCGGCATACTGGCGATCAGCTCGCCCATGCTCGCCGCCATCGCGGTCAGCACTGTCATTGCCTGGCTCATCGTTTTCGCTGGCGTAGTCCACGTGATCCTGGCATTCCACGCTCATGGCGCCGGCAGCCTGATCTGGAAGCTGTTAGTGGGAATCGCGTATCTGTGCTTCGGTGGTTATCTACTGGTGCATCCAGTGCTGGGTGTGGCGTCGCTTACGCTGTTGCTCGCGTGTCTGTTCCTGATTGAAGGTATCTTGAACATCGTTCTGTTTTTTCGGATGCGCTCCATGCGCGGGTCAAACTGGGTGCTGATTGATGGGATCGTCACCCTCCTATTGGGTCTGATGATCTACCTGCAATGGCCGTCGAGTTCCGCCTGGGCGATCGGCACCCTGGTTGGCATAAGCATGCTCATCAGCGGCGTGACTCGCGTGATGCTGTCGTTAGCCGTGCGCCGAATCGCGACTGCGGTGGCGTAGTTGCGTTTGGCGAAGGCTGGGGAAGAATACCGTCCATGGCTGGCGCAGTTCGCTGGTAGTTCCCTGTTATTTTTTTGAATCTCACGCGAAATAACGCCAACTGTTTTGTTGACGGTAGGTTAGGGAGATATCCACAGAACTCTCTGTTAATTCGCTGGTCCAGAGCAAAATTTGCGGATTTTGGGCAGAATTCGACGATTTTGAGATCGAATTCAAAAATCCCCCTGTTTTCTTCCCTGTTCTCTTGCATTTTCCTGGACGTCACCCGGTCTTAACCATAGGCGTCATCTTTTGAGAGGCAATTTCTTTTTCAAAGTTGAAATCCGAGGATGCAGCGCCAGTAATTAGCCGCGCTCCACGGCTGAAGGTCAGATCCTGGATCGCCCATTTCATGAAAACGATGATGCGACTCTGAAACTCGACTATGTACATGAGGTGGATGAACACCCAGACCAACCAGGCCGGCAGGCCCGAAAGGTGCACGCCGAAGACATTGGCAACTGCGGCCGCCCGACCAATCACGGCGAGATTTCCTTTATCGAAATACTCGAAGGGCTCCGGCTTCGCTTGGCCTCGCACTTTCCTCACGATCGCTTTCGCTGCATACGTTCCTTGTTGCATCGCAACTTGCGCGACGCCGGCGAGTGGCTCTCCATTCTTGTTGACAGTAAGCGCGAGATCTCCGATGACGTAGATGTCCGGAAAATTAACAAGTGTAAGGTCGGGGCCAACCTTGATTCTTCCTCCCCGGTCGGTTTCAGCTCCAGTGCGTTTGGCCAGTGTCCTCCCCAAGGGAGAAACCGTGACACCGCCAGCCCATATGACGGTCTTCGAGGAGAGGCGCTCTGTGGAACCGTTGATCTGAAGGCTTACTCCGTCTCGATCGACATCCTTAACCATCGTGCCCATCTTCGCTTGGACGCCGAGCTTCGCGAGGAATCGCTCCGCCTTGCGCGCCAAGTCTTCGGGAAACGACATGAGCAATCGCGGAGCTCCATCCAGCAAAATGATCTGCGCCTCTTCGGGATGTATGGAACGAAAATCGTTCTTCAGCGTCTGCCGCGCAATTTCCCCGATAGCCCCCGCCAGTTCCACCCCTGTGGGTCCTGCTCCCACGATCACGAAGGTGAGCCAGGCGCGCCGTTGGGCAGGATCGGGAAGCCGTTCTGCAACCTCAAATGCGTAGAGGATCTTGTGCCGGATGTTGATCGCTTCTTCCACACTCTTCAGGCCCGGAGCCCATTGTTGCCAGACGTCGTGACCGTAATAGGAGCTTTGCGAGCCGGCCGCGACAATCAGAGAGTCGTAGTCGAAACTGGCGCCGTCGGCGAGCAGCACGCGCTTCGATACAGGATCAATGTCGCGGACGTCGCCCAGCAACACGCGAGTATTTTTTTGATGGCTCAAGACACCGCGCAGTGGCGCGGCGATCTCGCCGGGTGAGAGCGAACCGGTAGCAACCTGATACAGCAGAGGTTGAAACAGATGATAGTTTCGGCGATCGATCAGGGTTACGTCGACAGGAGCCGACTTCAGCGCCTGAGCGGCGCATAAACCACCGAACCCACCTCCTATAATAATGACCTTCGATTTTCCACTCATAAACCTTCGCTCCTCTCGAGCAAGACTTCACCACTTCACAATCGTCGCGAACGACCCAGGATCCAGGCTGGCTCCGCCAACTAACACGCCATCGATTTCCTCTTTTGACATTAACGCAGTAGCGTTTTCCGGTTTGACGCTGCCGCCGTAGAGGATTCTTAGACTTGTTCCTGCACCGTCGCCGACGGCTTTCGCTGCTTCCTTGCGAATGAAAGCGTGCGCTTCGGCGGCCATTTCTGGAGT
Encoded here:
- the tkt gene encoding transketolase — translated: MSVTIETPISQAPQDINTVPFREPARSASGAQQDMDLLSINTIRTLSMDGVQAANSGHPGTPMALAPVAYCLWQQFLRFDPQDPVWPNRDRFVLSIGHASMLLYSLLHLTEVRAVSKDYETLGEVSVPLDAIKAFRQLDSRCPGHPEYRWTSGVETTTGPLGQGVSTSVGMAIGRQWLAARYNRPGFEDLFDFNVYALCGDGCMMEGISHEAASLAGHLGLSNLCWIYDNNHITIEGNTSLAFTEDVATRFIGYGWNVTRVGDANDLNMLARAFRNFQSTKGRPTLIIVDSHIGYGAPHKQDTSGAHGEPLGEEEIRLAKRNYGWPEDKKFYVPDGVYDHFRQGIGKRGQQLRDAWFARIAEYGKQYPELAKELFQMQHRQLPEGWERDLPEFPADAKGLATRESSAKVLNAAAKNIPWLIGGSADLAPSTKTRLTFEGAGDFSSDNYAGRNFHFGIREHAMGAILNGMSLVKVRPFGSGFFIFVDYMRGSLRLSSLMELPVIYVFTHDSIGVGEDGPTHQPIEQLAHMRSMPGLIMIRPADANEVTEAWKVILQLHHGPAVLVLTRQAVPTIDRTKYAAASGLTRGAYTLADAPGADPEVILIGTGSEVALCLEAYEQLTKEGVRARVVSMPSWELFDDQDKGYRESVLPPSVRARVSVEVASDFGWSKYTGSEGHNLCIESFGASAPLKQLLKKFGFSADKIVAAAKSQIARHGSTK
- a CDS encoding RpiB/LacA/LacB family sugar-phosphate isomerase; the protein is MGADHGGFEMRLQLAKLLKEEGYDVVDFGNKVYDTSDDYPDFAIPLARAVAGGEIDRGILVCGSGVGASVAANKIVGVRAALCHDHFSARQGVEDDNLNVLCFGGRTTGIAIAWECTQNFLNARFSGADRHRRRLAKVTQLETLRSQPEVECDCPQL
- the tal gene encoding transaldolase, with amino-acid sequence MTLFESLKKYTTVVADTGDIEAIARHRPQDATTNPSLLYHAAQMPAYRHLVEEAADVASELGGSHAQMAEEFIDHLFVLFGSEILKVVPGRVSTEVAASLSFDSPATVAKGRKLISLYEKKGISRQRILIKIASTWEGIQAAAMLEKEGIHCNLTLLFSFAQAVACAEAGVTLISPFVGRIYDWYKKEGGGKEIPPDQDPGVESVTRIYNYYKKYGYKTQVMGASFRNVNQIVRLAGCDLLTISPELLDQLEKTEGTLERKLDPAKSQASKDERLRLSEKTFRWMHNEDAMATEKLAEGIRKFNSDARHLEEYALSQVAEKVG
- a CDS encoding HAD family phosphatase encodes the protein MSASRAVLWDMDGTLIDSEEFHWISWRNALADEGITITHQQFLASFGQRNDSILPQWLGTAATPELIEKIAKAKEELYRHLIIRDGISPLPGVGDWVDRLHKQGWLQAVASAAPRANIDAVLEALSATHIFQAIASAEDVHRGKPDPEVYLVAASRVGVPPERCVVVEDAAAGIEGARHAGMRSIGVSRDGHRLAADVVVQSLDLLDSDAFEVLLRAGQLL
- a CDS encoding DUF308 domain-containing protein, coding for MAEQSPIDIVRHASTWSIVWGALLIIFGILAISSPMLAAIAVSTVIAWLIVFAGVVHVILAFHAHGAGSLIWKLLVGIAYLCFGGYLLVHPVLGVASLTLLLACLFLIEGILNIVLFFRMRSMRGSNWVLIDGIVTLLLGLMIYLQWPSSSAWAIGTLVGISMLISGVTRVMLSLAVRRIATAVA
- a CDS encoding NAD(P)/FAD-dependent oxidoreductase, whose translation is MSGKSKVIIIGGGFGGLCAAQALKSAPVDVTLIDRRNYHLFQPLLYQVATGSLSPGEIAAPLRGVLSHQKNTRVLLGDVRDIDPVSKRVLLADGASFDYDSLIVAAGSQSSYYGHDVWQQWAPGLKSVEEAINIRHKILYAFEVAERLPDPAQRRAWLTFVIVGAGPTGVELAGAIGEIARQTLKNDFRSIHPEEAQIILLDGAPRLLMSFPEDLARKAERFLAKLGVQAKMGTMVKDVDRDGVSLQINGSTERLSSKTVIWAGGVTVSPLGRTLAKRTGAETDRGGRIKVGPDLTLVNFPDIYVIGDLALTVNKNGEPLAGVAQVAMQQGTYAAKAIVRKVRGQAKPEPFEYFDKGNLAVIGRAAAVANVFGVHLSGLPAWLVWVFIHLMYIVEFQSRIIVFMKWAIQDLTFSRGARLITGAASSDFNFEKEIASQKMTPMVKTG